From the Brassica napus cultivar Da-Ae chromosome A8, Da-Ae, whole genome shotgun sequence genome, one window contains:
- the LOC106399660 gene encoding fructose-1,6-bisphosphatase, cytosolic: MDHEADAYRTDLMTITRFVLNEQSKYPESRGDFTILLSNIVLGCKFVCSAVNKAGLAKLIGLAGETNIQGEEQKKLDVLSNDVFVKALVSSGRTSVLVSEEDEEATLVESSKRGKYCVVFDPLDGSSNIDCGVSIGTIFGIYTMSHNDEPTTEDVLKPGHEMVAAGYCMYGSSCMLVLSTGTGVNGFTLDPSLGEFILTHPDIKIPKKGNIYSVNEGNAQNWDGPTTKYVEKCKFPKDGSPAKSLRYVGSMVADVHRTLLYGGIFLYPADKKSPNGKLRVLYEVFPMSFLMEQAGGQAFTGKKRALDLVPEKIHERSPIFLGSYEDVEEIKALYAADE; the protein is encoded by the exons ATGGATCACGAAGCAGATGCATACCGTACGGATCTGATGACCATCACGAGGTTCGTGCTGAATGAGCAATCAAAGTACCCAGAGTCTCGTGGGGATTTCACCATTTTGCTAAGCAACATCGTTTTGGGATGCAAGTTCGTCTGCAGTGCTGTCAACAAG GCTGGTTTGGCCAAGCTTATTGGACTTGCTGGGGAAACAAATATCCAG GGTGAAGAGCAAAAGAAACTCGATGTGCTCTCCAACGATGTCTTTGTCAAAGCTTTGGTTAGCAGTGGCAGAACC TCTGTTCTTGTctcagaagaagatgaggaagctACGTTAGTGGAGTCATCCAAGCGTGGAAA GTACTGTGTTGTTTTTGATCCACTTGATGGATCCTCAAACATCGACTGTGGTGTCTCCATTGGAACC ATCTTTGGGATTTACACAATGAGCCACAATGATGAGCCAACTACTGAAGATGTCTTGAAACCTGGGCATGAAATGGTTGCAGCGGGTTACTGTATGTACGGAAGCTCCTGCATG CTTGTGTTGAGCACTGGAACCGGTGTCAATGGATTTACCCTGGACCCATCTCTAGGAGAGTTCATATTAACTCACCCGGACATTAAG ATTCCGAAAAAGGGAAACATCTATTCAGTGAATGAAGGCAATGCTCAGAACTGGGATGGTCCAACCACAAAGTATGTAGAGAAATGCAAGTTTCCTAAAGATGGTTCTCCCGCTAAGTCTCTGAGATATGTGGGAAG TATGGTAGCCGATGTTCATCGCACCCTGCTTTATGGAGGAATCTTCTTGTACCCGGCTGACAAGAAAAGCCCCAATGGGAAACTGCG TGTTCTGTATGAAGTCTTCCCGATGTCGTTCTTGATGGAGCAAGCCGGAGGACAGGCCTTCACTGGCAAGAAAAGG GCGCTAGACCTTGTGCCGGAGAAGATCCATGAGCGTTCTCCTATATTTCTTGGTAGCTACGAAGATGTAGAGGAGATTAAGGCTCTGTATGCTGCAGACGAATAG
- the LOC125576882 gene encoding zinc finger BED domain-containing protein RICESLEEPER 2-like has product MDSTSSLDRETRNDDESNLQTPDSNRGKRKECGESPERSKVTSQPSKVKRLLPTRSEVWDHYTRTKEDRDRCLCNYCQKEYSCLTTSGTTNLKKHLEICKNHQAWLASKKEKQKGIAEDGKLKTCKLTETVFREATNEMILLGQLPLAFVDSVAWKHFCKKAMLGYTPHSRRTLTKDIVKMYVEKKEALKRWFLCNKQRVSITTDIWVSQTTGASYMVITVHYIDALWRLKKLIIGFKHITDHKGQTIATVLLDCLAEWGIRKVFCITVDNATANNSALRKFHTAFALVSDQSLVLDGEFLHMRCSAHIINLIVRDGMAEIDQTVAAIRNGISYVRSHTNMLRSFELKVDSGKMTRGSLPLDVKTRWNSTYLMLSTALKFKVAFDKMEGEDMLYNDYFSELENGSKRVGPPQHKDWDAVEKLCRFLLIFYNSTLVVSASTSLNAHKCYGEIVTIAANLMELITNYDPELSSKATEMFKKFDKYWDGLKNMNKMLMVATVFDPTKKLELAKMCFEELYGLDTVEYKEVYESLISVLRSLFKE; this is encoded by the exons ATGGACTCGACATCATCTCTTGATCGAGAAACCCGTAACGATGATGAGAGTAACCTTCAAACTCCGGATAGCAACAGAGGCAAAAGGAAAGAATGTGGCGAGAGTCCTGAACGATCTAAAGTGACGTCTCAACCATCTAAAGTGAAGCGGCTCCTCCCAACAAGATCAGAAGTGTGGGATCATTATACAAGAACTAAGGAGGACAGAGACAGGTGTTTATGCAACTATTGCCAGAAGGAATACTCGTGTCTCACCACATCAGGAACCACAAACCTGAAGAAGCATCTTGAAATTTGCAAAAACCATCAAGCGTGGTTAGCTAgcaaaaaagagaaacaaaaaggTATCGCTGAGGATGGAAAGCTCAAGACGTGTAAACTCACTGAAACTGTGTTTCGAGAAGCAACAAATGAGATGATTCTGTTGGGACAATTGCCTTTAGCATTTGTTGATAGTGTGGCATGGAAGCATTTCTGTAAAAAG GCAATGCTAGGGTACACTCCTCATTCAAGAAGGACTTTAACTAAAGACATCGTAAAGATGTATGTGGAGAAGAAAGAGGCATTGAAAAGATGGTTCTTATGCAATAAGCAACGTGTATCCATCACTACAGATATTTGGGTTTCACAAACAACAG GTGCTAGTTACATGGTCATCACGGTGCATTACATTGATGCTTTATGGCGCTTGAAGAAACTGATCATAGGATTCAAACACATCACGGATCACAAAGGTCAGACAATTGCAACTGTTTTGCTAGACTGCTTGGCTGAATGGGGAATTCGTAAGGTTTTTTGCATAACCGTTGACAATGCTACTGCTAATAATTCAGCGTTAAGGAAGTTTCACACTGCATTTGCATTAGTGTCTGATCAGTCTCTTGTCTTAGATGGTGAGTTCTTGCACATGAGATGTAGTGCTCATATCATAAACTTGATTGTGAGGGACGGAATGGCAGAAATAGATCAGACTGTAGCTGCTATCCGTAATGGTATCTCGTATGTTAGATCACATACAAATATGTTGAGGTCTTTTGAGCTGAAGGTTGACTCGGGTAAGATGACAAGAGGAAGCTTGCCTCTGGATGTCAAGACAAGGTGGAATTCAACGTATCTGATGTTGTCAACAGCTCTGAAATTCAAGGTGGCATTTGACAAGATGGAGGGAGAAGACATGTTGTACAACGACTACTTCAGTGAGTTGGAGAACGGTTCTAAAAGGGTTGGTCCTCCTCAGCATAAGGATTGGGATGCAGTTGAGAAATTGTGTCGGTTTCTTCTCATATTTTACAACTCAACACTGGTGGTCTCAGCTTCAACTTCTCTTAATGCGCATAAGTGTTATGGTGAGATAGTAACCATTGCTGCAAATCTGATGGAACTCATCACGAACTATGATCCTGAGTTGAGTTCGAAGGCAACAGAAATGTTCAAAAAGTTTGACAAGTATTGGGATGGGCTCAAGAATATGAACAAGATGTTGATGGTTGCCACTGTCTTTGATCCCACCAAGAAGTTGGAGCTTGCGAAGATGTGCTTTGAGGAATTGTATGGGCTAGACACTGTCGAGTACAAGGAGGTGTACGAGTCTTTGATAAGTGTCTTGAGAAGTTTGTTCAAAGAGTAA
- the LOC106443434 gene encoding protein RALF-like 31, producing the protein MLHSVTLVLLSILFLQTHFPISDAITEIDAMLARNSLIGEDEELMPSEISRRVLMAQKRYIGYETLRRDMVPCQKPGASYYDCRSGQANSYNRGCETITRCARDTSDITT; encoded by the coding sequence ATGTTGCACTCTGTTACTTTAGTACTTTTATCCATTCTTTTCCTCCAAACCCACTTCCCAATCTCCGATGCTATCACTGAGATCGACGCGATGCTGGCCCGGAACAGCCTCatcggagaagatgaagagCTAATGCCCTCGGAGATCAGCCGGAGAGTTCTTATGGCTCAGAAACGGTACATCGGGTACGAAACCCTAAGGAGGGACATGGTTCCTTGTCAGAAACCAGGCGCCTCGTACTACGATTGCCGATCCGGACAAGCTAATTCTTACAACAGAGGCTGTGAGACCATTACAAGGTGTGCCAGAGACACAAGTGACATCACCACTTGA